In Vairimorpha necatrix chromosome 8, complete sequence, a single window of DNA contains:
- a CDS encoding FCP1 domain-containing protein, which produces MEGFLLVFDINDTLISKIKKTDKYVLDSLTDNQKNNTYSCNNHILLKRPLTDLLVKFLEIHNINYVFWSTSMKHNIKKMIPYLEEIGYNFHLGYFGQEECEEGIITEKIKQKII; this is translated from the coding sequence ATGGAAGGATTTCTACTagtttttgatataaatgATACGTTAATTTctaagataaaaaaaactgataaatatgttttagaCAGTTTAACTGACAATCAGAAAAACAATACCTACAGTTGTAATAATCATATTTTGTTGAAAAGACCACTTACAGATTTACtagttaaatttttagagatacacaatattaattatgTATTTTGGTCTACATCTATGAAAcataatatcaaaaagaTGATTCCTTACTTGGAAGAGATTGGGTATAATTTTCATCTAGGCTATTTTGGACAAGAGGAATGTGAAGAGGGTATTATTACTGAAAAGATAAagcaaaaaataatataa